From Acidovorax sp. FHTAMBA, one genomic window encodes:
- a CDS encoding TetR/AcrR family transcriptional regulator gives MTEALSPAADNVHRARLLEGMARAVAAKGYADTTIADIVREASVSRRTFYENFADKAECLIALYEAASGNAIAVLRAAIDPHSDWQTQVEQAMGAYFGVLARNPVLLRTLFIEILGLGSAGLAARRRANKQLADLMLDVVNNRPGERKRKAPLQPMMAMAVVGGINEMVLQSIEQERAGQLHELVEPAATLLRAAISAEF, from the coding sequence ATGACCGAAGCCCTTTCCCCCGCAGCAGACAACGTCCACCGCGCCCGGCTGCTGGAGGGCATGGCCCGCGCGGTGGCTGCCAAGGGCTATGCCGACACCACCATTGCCGACATCGTGCGCGAAGCCAGCGTGTCACGCCGCACCTTCTACGAAAACTTTGCCGACAAGGCCGAGTGTCTGATCGCCCTGTACGAGGCCGCCAGCGGCAACGCCATCGCGGTGCTGCGCGCTGCCATCGACCCGCACAGCGACTGGCAGACCCAGGTGGAGCAGGCCATGGGCGCCTACTTCGGCGTGCTGGCCCGCAACCCCGTGCTGCTGCGCACCTTGTTCATCGAGATACTGGGACTGGGCAGCGCAGGCTTGGCAGCGCGCCGCCGCGCCAACAAACAGCTGGCCGATTTGATGCTGGATGTCGTGAACAACCGTCCCGGCGAGCGCAAGCGCAAGGCACCGCTGCAGCCCATGATGGCCATGGCGGTGGTGGGGGGCATCAACGAGATGGTGCTGCAATCCATCGAGCAGGAGCGTGCCGGGCAGCTGCATGAGCTGGTGGAGCCCGCAGCAACCTTGCTGCGGGCGGCGATTTCGGCAGAGTTCTAA
- a CDS encoding metal-dependent hydrolase has protein sequence MTELVVRRLLIDLETPFERQWCGGDAFRTALFNALSMSFPVGEQFFIDAVRDGHKALPVDKQAQFADEVRGFIGQEATHRRIHALFNGHLDRQGLVNAWAPRAQERMKLFAGADPRHPLAVTAANEHFTALLAEWLLAHPEALQGAEPRLATMWQWHCAEESEHKNTAFDIYQALGGNHEWRITWFRRITVVFLGDVLRQTVLNLHKSGTLWKWSTLTSAARTLFGKGGLVRETWRPWREYLRRDFHPSQHGTDLSQRWLADHSDAYTPVGAR, from the coding sequence ATGACCGAACTCGTCGTCCGCCGCCTGCTGATAGACTTGGAAACCCCTTTCGAGCGCCAATGGTGTGGCGGCGATGCGTTTCGTACGGCGCTGTTCAACGCGCTGTCGATGAGCTTTCCGGTGGGCGAGCAGTTCTTCATCGACGCGGTCCGAGACGGTCACAAGGCCTTGCCCGTCGACAAGCAAGCGCAATTTGCAGACGAAGTGCGGGGCTTCATCGGGCAAGAGGCCACCCACCGCCGCATCCACGCGCTGTTCAACGGCCACCTCGACCGGCAGGGCCTCGTCAACGCATGGGCCCCGCGTGCGCAGGAGCGCATGAAACTGTTTGCGGGTGCCGACCCGCGCCACCCGCTGGCCGTGACGGCCGCCAACGAACACTTCACCGCCCTGCTGGCCGAATGGCTGCTGGCCCACCCCGAGGCGCTGCAGGGTGCCGAGCCGCGCCTGGCCACAATGTGGCAATGGCACTGCGCCGAAGAGTCTGAGCACAAGAACACTGCCTTTGACATCTACCAGGCCCTGGGCGGAAACCACGAGTGGCGCATCACATGGTTTCGCCGCATCACCGTGGTGTTCCTGGGCGACGTGCTGCGCCAGACGGTGCTGAACCTGCACAAAAGCGGAACGCTGTGGAAGTGGAGCACCTTGACGAGCGCGGCGCGCACGCTGTTTGGCAAGGGCGGCCTGGTTCGCGAAACCTGGCGCCCGTGGCGCGAATACCTGCGGCGCGACTTTCACCCCAGCCAGCACGGCACCGATCTGTCACAGCGGTGGCTGGCGGACCACAGCGACGCCTACACACCCGTGGGCGCGCGCTGA
- a CDS encoding TolC family protein: MTSKKTPRHTGRVGEALLCLIASAPLALMPVQTQAAPMAFDAALQQLQQRSDQLAASRNAVEGAQLRRDALQRLGGPVVNLTGAAYRYNANLDVDLNPLNQALPGVLSQLPPQLAGPLAQMPHLPPGYTLHRSKSDTTASVSAIWPLYMGGASNAARGLLDAQAQEAQADAAKTGHEATTLLVQRYFGAQLAERAALLRESALATIEQHDAAAQKMLDAGVIARVDRLQARSALEDARRNARKARDDAELAATALTRTLKATDPVTPTSPLFVLSQPVEPLPHFIDTALARHPGLDKVAAKKEQATQLHAAQEALRKPQVFAFGQRQLKTGRDADWVVGVGVRWTLFDSIDRNALAESSSRQIEQAERTGAQAQNDIALLVEKRWLALEQARRAYFALQPGLDLADEVLRLRTSGLKAGTSTTLDLIDAQVNQAKAHTERAQAAHDYVRALADLLEACGLSEDFGKYMARADALKVE; encoded by the coding sequence ATGACTTCAAAGAAAACGCCCCGGCACACCGGCCGGGTAGGCGAAGCTTTGCTTTGCCTGATCGCATCGGCTCCACTGGCGCTGATGCCAGTGCAGACCCAGGCTGCGCCCATGGCTTTTGACGCCGCGCTGCAGCAGCTGCAGCAGCGCTCCGACCAGCTGGCTGCGTCGCGCAACGCCGTCGAAGGCGCCCAGCTGCGCCGCGACGCCCTGCAGCGCCTGGGTGGCCCGGTGGTCAATCTGACCGGCGCTGCCTACCGCTACAACGCCAACCTGGATGTGGACCTGAACCCGCTGAACCAGGCCCTGCCCGGTGTGCTGTCGCAACTGCCGCCGCAGCTTGCGGGCCCGCTGGCGCAGATGCCCCACCTGCCGCCGGGCTACACGCTCCACCGCAGCAAGAGTGATACCACCGCGTCGGTCTCCGCCATCTGGCCCCTGTACATGGGCGGCGCCAGCAACGCAGCCCGTGGCCTGCTGGATGCCCAAGCCCAAGAAGCCCAGGCCGACGCCGCCAAAACCGGCCATGAGGCCACCACCCTGCTGGTGCAGCGCTACTTTGGCGCCCAGCTGGCCGAGCGCGCTGCCCTGCTGCGCGAATCGGCCCTTGCCACCATCGAACAGCACGACGCCGCCGCGCAGAAGATGCTGGACGCCGGCGTGATCGCCCGGGTGGATCGGCTGCAGGCCCGCTCGGCCCTGGAAGACGCCCGCCGCAACGCCCGCAAAGCCCGCGACGACGCGGAGCTGGCCGCCACGGCCCTGACGCGCACCCTCAAGGCGACCGACCCTGTCACGCCCACCAGCCCCCTGTTTGTGCTGAGCCAGCCGGTCGAGCCCCTGCCCCACTTCATCGACACCGCCTTGGCCCGCCACCCCGGGCTGGACAAGGTGGCCGCCAAAAAAGAGCAAGCCACGCAACTGCATGCCGCGCAGGAGGCCTTGCGCAAGCCGCAGGTGTTTGCGTTCGGCCAGCGCCAGCTCAAGACCGGCCGCGACGCAGACTGGGTGGTCGGGGTGGGCGTGCGCTGGACGCTGTTCGATTCCATCGACCGCAACGCGCTCGCTGAATCGTCCAGCCGCCAGATCGAGCAGGCCGAGCGCACCGGCGCGCAGGCGCAGAACGACATCGCCCTGCTGGTGGAAAAGCGCTGGCTGGCCCTGGAGCAGGCGCGCCGCGCCTACTTTGCGCTGCAACCGGGGCTGGATCTGGCCGACGAAGTGCTGCGCCTGCGCACCTCCGGCCTGAAGGCTGGCACCAGCACCACGCTGGACCTGATCGACGCCCAGGTCAACCAGGCCAAGGCGCATACCGAACGCGCCCAGGCCGCGCACGACTACGTAAGGGCGCTGGCCGACTTGCTGGAGGCCTGTGGCCTGTCGGAAGACTTTGGCAAATACATGGCGCGCGCTGATGCGCTGAAAGTGGAGTGA
- a CDS encoding efflux RND transporter periplasmic adaptor subunit — MSKKTAAVGAVAFVAVAGFVGVGLWKASQPAPEVFQGQIEAQEADIAPKVTARIAQILVKEGDQITVGAPLIRMDSPEVQAKLAQATAAQEAAQAVADKAQHGARPQEIEMARLNWQRAVAAADLADSSFKRVDGLAREGLVAAQKRDEAEANFKAARDQALAAKAQYDLARAGARTEDRSAASAQARQVAGVVAEVRAAQAETELKSPVAGEVAKVLARTGELSPQGVAVVTVVDLKDQWMVLNVREDRLQRFAIGSEFDATLPALGSKPVRFKVYHTAALPDFATWRATRAGHGFDARTFEVRARPAAPIEGARPGMTVLVL, encoded by the coding sequence ATGAGCAAGAAAACAGCAGCCGTCGGCGCAGTGGCCTTTGTGGCCGTGGCAGGCTTTGTGGGCGTTGGCCTGTGGAAGGCCTCGCAGCCCGCGCCCGAGGTGTTCCAGGGCCAGATCGAAGCGCAAGAGGCCGACATCGCCCCCAAGGTCACCGCGCGCATCGCGCAGATCCTGGTGAAGGAAGGCGACCAGATCACCGTGGGCGCCCCGCTGATCCGCATGGACAGCCCCGAGGTGCAAGCCAAGCTGGCCCAGGCCACGGCGGCGCAAGAGGCTGCCCAGGCGGTGGCCGACAAGGCCCAGCACGGCGCACGCCCGCAAGAAATTGAGATGGCCCGACTGAACTGGCAGCGCGCCGTGGCCGCCGCCGATCTGGCCGATTCGTCCTTCAAACGCGTGGATGGCCTGGCCCGCGAGGGCCTGGTGGCCGCGCAAAAACGCGACGAGGCCGAGGCCAACTTCAAGGCCGCGCGCGACCAGGCGCTGGCCGCCAAGGCTCAGTACGACCTGGCCCGCGCCGGGGCCCGCACCGAAGACCGCTCTGCCGCCAGCGCCCAGGCGCGCCAGGTGGCGGGCGTGGTGGCGGAGGTGCGGGCGGCACAGGCCGAGACCGAGCTCAAGAGCCCCGTGGCCGGCGAAGTGGCCAAGGTGCTGGCCCGAACGGGCGAGCTGTCGCCCCAGGGCGTGGCCGTGGTCACGGTGGTGGACCTGAAGGACCAGTGGATGGTGCTGAACGTGCGCGAGGACCGCCTGCAACGCTTTGCCATCGGCAGCGAGTTTGACGCCACATTGCCCGCGCTGGGCAGCAAGCCGGTGAGGTTCAAGGTCTATCACACGGCCGCGCTGCCGGACTTTGCCACCTGGCGCGCCACGCGCGCAGGCCATGGCTTTGACGCCCGCACCTTTGAAGTGCGAGCGCGCCCGGCCGCGCCCATCGAAGGCGCGCGCCCCGGCATGACGGTGCTGGTACTTTAA
- a CDS encoding ABC transporter permease → MNSIVKSLTRESRRLGASPWDLAMVTWVPLLAVALMWWVFSAGLPRHLPVGVVDADQSSLSRQLVRMLDATPGLRVTRHHANHAEAERALRNVQVYAVITVPRDFARTVKEGRATQVTLLHNAQLGTHSGVLQRDVRAVVGTLSAGIEMAARNRRGESAQAVHVSMEPIHTQMVALFNVSSNYEQFLGAALIPALLHILAMTAGAWAVGRELRDRTVGEWLGSGGLPNIAGALIGKLALPWASLTLVGLLALVGITWGRGWHPPGNLGWVAEALALLMAVSLMAGAALAGITRSLRTALSGTGFFAAPAFAFSGVAFPLAGMPGSARAWAEAMPFTHYIRLQIEQLQMGAPLATSVSTMVALMIATAVLWLVGAIALSVAHRSPHTWGSR, encoded by the coding sequence ATGAATTCAATAGTAAAAAGCCTCACCCGCGAATCCCGCCGCCTGGGCGCCAGCCCGTGGGACCTGGCCATGGTCACCTGGGTGCCGCTGCTCGCCGTGGCGCTGATGTGGTGGGTGTTCTCGGCCGGACTGCCTCGCCACCTTCCCGTGGGCGTGGTGGATGCCGACCAGTCGAGCCTGTCGCGCCAGCTGGTGCGCATGCTGGACGCCACGCCGGGCCTGCGCGTCACCCGGCACCATGCCAACCACGCCGAGGCCGAACGCGCCTTGCGCAACGTGCAGGTGTATGCCGTCATCACCGTGCCGCGCGACTTTGCGCGCACGGTCAAGGAGGGGCGTGCCACACAGGTCACGCTGCTGCACAACGCGCAGCTGGGCACGCATTCAGGCGTGTTGCAACGCGATGTGCGCGCGGTGGTGGGCACGCTGTCGGCCGGCATCGAAATGGCCGCGCGCAACCGGCGCGGCGAAAGCGCCCAGGCCGTGCACGTGAGCATGGAGCCCATCCACACACAGATGGTGGCGCTGTTCAATGTGTCGAGCAACTACGAGCAGTTTCTGGGGGCGGCGCTGATCCCTGCGCTGCTGCACATCCTGGCCATGACGGCCGGTGCCTGGGCTGTCGGGCGCGAGCTGCGTGACCGCACCGTGGGCGAGTGGCTGGGGTCGGGCGGGCTGCCGAACATAGCTGGTGCGCTGATCGGCAAGCTGGCCTTGCCTTGGGCTTCCCTCACGCTGGTGGGCCTGCTGGCGCTGGTGGGAATTACCTGGGGGCGCGGCTGGCACCCGCCGGGCAACCTCGGGTGGGTGGCTGAGGCGCTGGCTTTGCTGATGGCCGTGTCGCTGATGGCGGGCGCTGCGCTGGCGGGCATCACACGGTCTTTGCGCACCGCCTTGTCGGGGACGGGATTTTTTGCGGCACCGGCGTTTGCGTTCAGCGGCGTTGCGTTTCCGCTGGCAGGCATGCCAGGCAGCGCCCGCGCCTGGGCCGAGGCCATGCCGTTCACCCACTACATCCGCCTGCAGATCGAGCAGCTGCAGATGGGCGCGCCGCTGGCAACCAGCGTGTCGACCATGGTGGCGCTGATGATCGCCACGGCCGTGCTGTGGCTGGTGGGCGCCATCGCCCTCAGCGTGGCCCACCGCAGCCCTCACACCTGGGGAAGCCGCTGA
- a CDS encoding Mpo1-like protein: protein MKTLIDHLAQYAAYHRDPRNIHTHFVGVPMIMFAVVILLSRPTWQMGDLPMSPALLAALASCFFYFRLDFRYGVTMAALLSAMLVGGQWLAVQTTALWLASGIGLFVVGWVIQFVGHYYEGRKPAFVDDLMGLIVGPLFVVAELGFLVGLRKEVQKAMEERSGPVRLRTGPQAAAHPQ, encoded by the coding sequence ATGAAAACCCTGATCGACCACCTGGCCCAGTACGCCGCCTACCACCGCGATCCGCGCAACATCCACACCCATTTTGTGGGCGTGCCCATGATCATGTTTGCCGTGGTCATCCTGCTGTCACGCCCCACCTGGCAGATGGGCGACCTGCCCATGAGCCCCGCGCTGCTGGCGGCCCTGGCGAGTTGCTTCTTTTACTTCCGGCTCGACTTTCGCTACGGCGTGACCATGGCTGCGCTGCTGTCGGCCATGCTGGTGGGCGGCCAGTGGCTGGCGGTGCAGACCACCGCGCTGTGGCTGGCCTCGGGTATCGGGCTGTTTGTGGTGGGTTGGGTGATCCAGTTTGTGGGCCACTACTACGAGGGGCGCAAACCGGCGTTTGTGGACGACCTGATGGGCCTCATCGTGGGGCCGCTGTTTGTGGTGGCCGAACTCGGGTTCTTGGTGGGCCTGCGCAAAGAGGTGCAAAAGGCAATGGAAGAGCGCAGTGGCCCCGTGCGCCTGCGGACAGGGCCCCAGGCTGCTGCCCACCCCCAGTGA
- a CDS encoding Crp/Fnr family transcriptional regulator: protein MTEPAAFLPVLQSGRWFAHLPPDFGQPLLAMAQVRHLHTGEVLFLRGDAPCGLYAVVRGAVSISGTGGRADEARAALLIRLEPPHWFGEISVFDNSARTHDAHASEPTTLLQVPHERLQQWLQAHPEHWHALALLLTDKLRSAFVAVEELALLPAPQRLARRLVMMAEGYGQWTAEGQSRRVIGISQEQLSLMLAISRQTTNQILKDLEARHLVRVQRGEVEILDLAALRASCY, encoded by the coding sequence ATGACCGAACCCGCTGCCTTTCTGCCCGTTCTCCAGTCCGGCCGCTGGTTTGCCCACCTGCCGCCCGACTTTGGCCAGCCGCTTCTGGCCATGGCGCAGGTGCGGCATCTGCACACCGGGGAGGTGCTGTTTCTGCGCGGCGATGCGCCTTGCGGGCTGTATGCGGTGGTGCGCGGCGCGGTCAGCATCTCGGGCACCGGCGGGCGGGCCGACGAAGCCCGCGCGGCACTGCTGATACGGCTGGAGCCACCGCACTGGTTTGGCGAGATCTCGGTGTTCGACAACTCGGCCCGCACCCACGACGCCCACGCCAGTGAGCCCACCACGCTGCTGCAGGTACCGCACGAGAGGCTGCAGCAATGGCTGCAGGCCCACCCCGAGCACTGGCACGCGCTGGCGTTGTTGCTGACAGACAAGCTCCGCTCGGCCTTTGTGGCGGTGGAAGAGCTGGCGCTGCTGCCCGCGCCGCAGCGCCTGGCGCGCCGCCTGGTGATGATGGCCGAGGGTTACGGGCAATGGACGGCCGAGGGCCAGTCGCGTCGGGTGATCGGCATCTCGCAGGAGCAGCTCTCGCTGATGCTGGCCATCTCGCGCCAGACCACCAACCAGATCCTCAAAGACCTCGAAGCACGCCACCTGGTGCGCGTGCAGCGGGGCGAGGTGGAGATTCTGGACCTGGCAGCCCTGCGCGCGTCATGCTATTGA
- a CDS encoding aldehyde dehydrogenase family protein — MQLNYIANASVPSASGRTIAVIDPSDGQPFDEIQRSNADDIDTAVHAARQCYHAVWQKLAPVERGRLLQNLSAKILEHADELTALEQRDCGKPTKQARADAVALARYFEFYAGACDKFHGETIPYPDGYSVLTWREPHGVTGHVIPWNYPMQIFGRSVGGALAAGNVCVVKPAEDACLSLIRVAQLAAEVGFPAGALNIVTGYGHEVGDALARHPGIDHISFTGSPKIGTLIQQVAAERHCPVTLELGGKSPQIIFADADLDAAIPVVINAIVQNAGQTCSAGSRVLIDSLIYEPLLERLGKAFEKLRVGPAAMDLDVGPLIRQTQQQRVWDFLSDAQVAGIPMVAQGVVVDEAPETGYYQAPTLLRDVPVGHRLAQEEVFGPVLSAMAFQDEDHAVELANATQFGLVAGIWTRDGARQFRMAKRVHSGQVFINNYGAAGGVELPFGGVKSSGYGREKGFEALYGFTTLKTVAIKYG; from the coding sequence ATGCAACTGAACTACATCGCCAACGCCTCGGTGCCGTCCGCTTCGGGCCGCACGATTGCCGTGATCGACCCGTCCGACGGCCAGCCCTTCGACGAGATCCAGCGCAGCAATGCCGACGACATCGACACGGCGGTGCATGCGGCGCGCCAGTGCTACCACGCGGTGTGGCAAAAGCTGGCCCCGGTCGAACGCGGCCGGTTGCTGCAAAATCTCTCGGCCAAGATCCTGGAGCATGCGGACGAGTTGACGGCGCTGGAGCAGCGCGACTGCGGCAAGCCCACCAAGCAGGCGCGCGCCGATGCGGTTGCCCTGGCGCGCTACTTCGAGTTCTACGCCGGTGCGTGCGACAAGTTCCACGGCGAGACGATCCCCTACCCCGACGGCTACAGCGTGCTGACCTGGCGCGAGCCGCATGGCGTCACAGGCCATGTGATCCCCTGGAACTACCCCATGCAGATCTTTGGCCGCAGCGTGGGCGGCGCCCTGGCTGCGGGCAATGTGTGCGTGGTCAAACCGGCGGAAGACGCGTGCCTGTCGCTGATCCGCGTGGCGCAGCTGGCGGCCGAGGTGGGGTTTCCTGCCGGTGCGCTCAACATCGTCACCGGCTACGGCCACGAGGTGGGCGACGCATTGGCGCGCCACCCCGGCATCGACCACATCAGCTTCACCGGCAGCCCCAAGATCGGCACGCTGATCCAGCAGGTGGCGGCAGAGCGCCACTGCCCCGTGACGCTGGAGCTGGGCGGCAAAAGCCCGCAGATCATCTTTGCGGATGCGGACCTCGATGCCGCGATCCCCGTGGTCATCAACGCCATCGTGCAGAACGCCGGGCAGACATGCTCGGCAGGATCGCGCGTGCTGATCGACTCGCTGATTTACGAACCGCTGCTGGAGCGCCTGGGCAAGGCGTTTGAAAAGCTGCGCGTCGGCCCCGCGGCCATGGACCTGGACGTTGGCCCGCTGATCCGCCAGACGCAACAGCAGCGCGTGTGGGATTTCCTGTCGGACGCGCAGGTCGCTGGCATCCCCATGGTGGCGCAGGGCGTGGTGGTGGACGAAGCGCCCGAGACCGGCTACTACCAGGCCCCGACCCTGCTGCGCGATGTACCGGTAGGCCACCGCCTTGCGCAGGAAGAAGTGTTCGGACCCGTGCTGTCGGCCATGGCCTTCCAAGACGAAGACCACGCCGTGGAGCTGGCCAACGCCACGCAGTTCGGCCTGGTCGCGGGCATCTGGACACGCGACGGCGCCCGCCAGTTCCGCATGGCCAAGCGCGTGCACAGCGGGCAGGTGTTCATCAACAACTATGGCGCTGCGGGCGGTGTGGAGCTGCCGTTTGGCGGCGTCAAATCCAGCGGCTACGGGCGCGAAAAAGGTTTTGAAGCGCTGTACGGCTTCACCACTCTGAAGACCGTTGCCATCAAATATGGGTAA
- a CDS encoding DUF2889 domain-containing protein, with protein sequence MPLSPPAPRTLKHVRRVNYQGFERDDGLWDIEGELHDSKAFDAPSHRDPTRTRLAGEAIHHMWLRVTVNRQLVVQAVDVAMDSHPLKGCTEAQAALQRMVGCSMARGWRQAIQKHLGGVESCTHLRELLFNLATAAFQSVPAVFAASHPDEPPRHLGQCTGWDFNGQGVKEFFPQFYGRAPQAARAVEPPAGEEIPVKSASSA encoded by the coding sequence ATGCCCCTGAGCCCCCCCGCCCCCCGCACCCTGAAGCATGTCCGCCGGGTGAACTACCAGGGCTTTGAACGCGACGATGGCCTGTGGGACATCGAAGGCGAGCTGCACGACAGCAAGGCGTTTGATGCCCCCTCGCACCGCGACCCGACGCGCACGCGCCTGGCGGGTGAGGCCATCCACCACATGTGGCTGCGCGTGACCGTGAACCGCCAGCTGGTGGTGCAGGCGGTGGATGTGGCCATGGACTCGCACCCGCTCAAAGGCTGCACCGAGGCCCAAGCTGCGCTGCAGCGCATGGTGGGCTGCAGCATGGCGCGCGGCTGGCGCCAGGCCATCCAGAAACACCTGGGCGGCGTGGAAAGCTGCACGCACCTGCGCGAGCTGCTGTTCAACCTGGCCACAGCGGCGTTCCAGTCGGTGCCTGCGGTGTTTGCCGCCAGCCACCCCGACGAGCCACCGCGCCATCTGGGCCAGTGCACGGGGTGGGACTTCAACGGCCAGGGCGTGAAAGAGTTTTTCCCCCAGTTCTACGGCCGTGCGCCCCAGGCCGCCCGGGCCGTGGAACCGCCTGCAGGCGAAGAAATACCAGTCAAATCAGCCTCTAGCGCTTGA
- a CDS encoding SDR family oxidoreductase — MRVSNKSIIVTGAGNGIGEGIAKRLAAEGGNVIVNDINEAGGQRVVDEITAAGGTAAFFKADVTKSAEVKAMVDEAVRLYGRLDVVVNNAGWTHRNRPMLEVSEEEFDKVYAINMKSIYLSAIHAVPALRQAGGGSIINIASTAGLRPRPGLTWYNGSKGAVIITSKSMAAELGPDNIRVNCINPVFNPDTGLAAEFAGGPVDEARRAKFLATIPLGRFSTALDVANAALYLASDEAAFVSGVCIEVDGGRCV; from the coding sequence ATGCGCGTTTCGAACAAGTCCATCATCGTCACCGGCGCCGGCAACGGCATTGGCGAAGGCATCGCCAAGCGCCTGGCGGCCGAGGGCGGCAATGTGATCGTGAACGACATCAACGAGGCGGGCGGCCAGCGCGTGGTGGACGAGATCACGGCGGCCGGTGGCACGGCGGCCTTCTTCAAGGCCGACGTAACGAAGTCCGCCGAGGTCAAGGCGATGGTGGATGAAGCCGTGCGCCTGTACGGCCGCCTGGACGTGGTGGTCAACAACGCAGGCTGGACACACCGCAACCGCCCCATGCTGGAGGTGAGCGAGGAAGAGTTCGACAAGGTCTATGCCATCAACATGAAGAGCATCTACCTGAGCGCCATCCACGCCGTGCCCGCGCTGCGCCAGGCGGGGGGCGGCAGCATCATCAACATCGCCTCCACAGCAGGGCTGCGGCCCCGCCCGGGCCTGACCTGGTACAACGGCTCCAAGGGCGCGGTCATCATCACCAGCAAGTCCATGGCGGCAGAACTGGGCCCGGACAACATTCGCGTCAACTGCATCAACCCCGTGTTCAACCCCGACACCGGCCTGGCCGCCGAGTTTGCCGGTGGCCCGGTGGACGAGGCGCGCCGCGCCAAGTTTCTGGCCACCATTCCGCTGGGGCGCTTTTCCACCGCGCTGGATGTGGCCAATGCGGCGCTGTACCTGGCCAGCGACGAGGCCGCGTTTGTGAGCGGCGTGTGCATTGAAGTGGACGGCGGGCGCTGCGTGTAG
- a CDS encoding BLUF domain-containing protein: MLIQLTYASRTSRVLGPADVKDILGASQRNNARAGITGALCLNHGIFLQQLEGDRTAVNALYHRLLKDSRHKDTAVLDFCEIPHRRFASWSMGLLGSVDANRQLFLKYSSSNEFDPFSMSTLTLRSFFDEILQNVRWLE; this comes from the coding sequence ATGTTGATACAACTTACCTACGCGAGCCGCACCTCGCGCGTGCTGGGCCCCGCCGATGTCAAGGACATCCTGGGCGCATCCCAGCGTAACAACGCCCGCGCGGGCATCACGGGCGCGCTGTGCCTGAACCACGGCATCTTCCTGCAGCAGCTCGAAGGCGACCGCACTGCGGTGAACGCGCTGTACCACCGGCTTCTCAAGGATTCGCGCCACAAGGACACGGCAGTGCTGGACTTTTGCGAGATCCCGCACCGGCGGTTTGCCAGCTGGTCCATGGGGCTTTTGGGGTCGGTGGATGCCAACCGCCAGCTGTTCCTCAAGTACTCCAGCAGCAACGAGTTTGACCCGTTCAGCATGAGCACCTTGACGCTGCGCAGCTTCTTTGACGAAATCCTGCAGAACGTGCGCTGGCTGGAGTGA
- the moaA gene encoding GTP 3',8-cyclase MoaA — MAERVIPLVDERLAARVAQVPDRLVAPTGLLTDTRGRPLRDLRISVTDRCNFRCNYCMPKEVFDKDYPYLPHSALLSFEEITRLARLFLAHGVRKIRLTGGEPLLRKNLEDLVAQLARLRTVDGLAPDLTLTTNGSLLARKAKALKDAGLNRVTVSLDGLDDTVFRRMNDVDFPVADVLAGIEAAHAAGLSHIKVNMVVKRGTNDDEILPMARHFRGTGTTLRFIEYMDVGATNGWRMDEVLPSAELIERLRAELPLVQLDPSSPGETAERWGYANAAGQYDPALGEVGVISSVTQAFCHDCNRARLSTEGKLYLCLFASEGYDLRTLLRGGASDEAIASAIAPIWQRRNDRYSELRSSLPADTSQGARRVEMSYIGG, encoded by the coding sequence ATGGCTGAACGCGTCATTCCGCTCGTCGATGAACGTCTGGCCGCCCGTGTGGCCCAGGTGCCTGATCGCCTGGTAGCGCCCACAGGCCTGCTCACCGACACCCGGGGCCGCCCGCTGCGCGACCTGCGCATCAGCGTGACGGACCGCTGCAACTTCCGCTGCAACTACTGCATGCCCAAGGAAGTGTTCGACAAGGACTACCCCTACCTGCCGCACAGCGCCCTGCTGAGCTTTGAAGAGATCACGCGGCTGGCGCGGCTCTTTCTGGCGCATGGCGTGCGCAAGATACGCCTGACCGGCGGCGAGCCCCTACTGCGCAAGAACCTCGAAGACCTCGTCGCCCAACTGGCCCGGCTGCGCACGGTGGACGGGCTGGCGCCCGACCTCACGCTCACCACCAACGGATCCCTGCTGGCGCGCAAGGCCAAAGCGCTGAAAGACGCCGGCCTGAACCGCGTGACCGTGAGCCTGGACGGCCTGGACGACACGGTCTTTCGCCGCATGAACGATGTGGACTTTCCGGTGGCGGATGTGCTGGCGGGCATCGAGGCCGCGCACGCTGCGGGCCTGTCGCACATCAAGGTCAACATGGTGGTCAAGCGCGGCACCAACGACGACGAGATATTGCCCATGGCGCGCCACTTTCGCGGCACGGGCACCACGCTGCGCTTCATCGAATACATGGACGTGGGCGCCACCAACGGCTGGCGCATGGACGAAGTGCTGCCCTCGGCCGAACTGATCGAGCGCCTGCGCGCCGAGCTGCCGCTGGTACAGCTGGATCCAAGCAGCCCCGGCGAAACTGCCGAGCGCTGGGGCTACGCCAATGCTGCAGGCCAATATGACCCCGCCCTGGGCGAGGTGGGCGTGATCAGCAGCGTGACCCAGGCCTTTTGCCACGACTGCAACCGCGCCCGCCTGTCCACCGAAGGCAAGCTCTACCTGTGCCTGTTTGCGTCCGAGGGCTACGACCTGCGCACCCTGCTGCGCGGCGGCGCCAGCGACGAGGCCATTGCCTCGGCCATCGCCCCCATCTGGCAGCGACGCAACGACCGCTATTCGGAGCTGCGCAGCAGCCTGCCTGCGGATACATCCCAAGGCGCCCGCCGTGTGGAAATGAGTTACATCGGCGGATAG